The following are encoded together in the Numida meleagris isolate 19003 breed g44 Domestic line chromosome 19, NumMel1.0, whole genome shotgun sequence genome:
- the SNPH gene encoding syntaphilin isoform X3, translating to MSLPGSRRSSTGSRSRGLYGRSGFASFFKSSAPSATRPETQPLLPASRRPSPPGRDTYGTSSLSSSSNSGSYKGSDSSPTPRRSAKYNLCSDNHGIKPPTPEQYLTPLQQKEVCIRHLKARLKDTQERLQDRDAEIEDLKTQLSRMQEDWIEEECHRVEAQLALKEARKEIKQLKQVIDTVKNNLLEKDKGLQKYFVDINIQNKKLETLLHSMEVAQNGAALKEEGAAESAGGSPARSLTRSSTYTKLSDQAGGERTAGGSQTISVDEGADSGFAGGDEAPGRPDLLEGGEPCGRLPPSSTYEKLLGLRGGVEAGVQASCMQERAIQTDFAHCQPDLDTLLEKVMKSQACSLGSPTSVWVSEMEDVAPGCELPNPAGAVDLEPEDGEVPHNPAVQQPRSASPSVTIACAPEEDATAEPGCDGAPSKSYWSRHFIVDLLAVVVPAVPTVAWLCRSQRRQGQPIYNISSLLRGCCTVALHSIRRMGCRAVSSPNPGGSAQP from the exons ATGTCTCTGCCGGGGAGCAGACGCTCGTCCACCGGATCACGAAG TCGCGGGCTTTATGGACGGAGTGGCTTTGCCTCCTTCTTTAAGTCGTCAGCGCCCTCAGCCACTCGGCCTGAGAcacagcctcttctccctgccTCCAGGCGCCCCTCGCCCCCCGGGAGGGACACCTACGGCACCTCCtcgctgagcagcagcagcaattctgGCTCCTACAAGGGCAGCGACAGCAGCCCCACCCCAAG GCGCTCGGCCAAGTACAACCTGTGCAGCGACAACCATGGCATCAAGCCTCCGACACCCGAGCAATACCTGACCCCGCTGCAGCAGAAGGAGGTGTGCATCCGGCACCTGAAGGCCCGCCTGAAGGACACGCAGGAGCGGCTGCAGGACAG GGATGCTGAGATCGAGGACCTGAAGACGCAGCTGTCGCGGATGCAGGAGGACTGGATCGAGGAGGAGTGCCACCGCGTGGAGGCCCAGCTGGCGCTGAAGGAGGCCCGCAAGGAGATCAAGCAGCTGAAGCAGGTGATCGACACGGTGAAGAACAACCTGCTGGAGAAGGACAAGGGGCTGCAGAAGTACTTCGTCGACATCAACATCCAGAACAAGAAGCTGGAGACGCTGCTGCACAGCATGGAGGTGGCGCAGAACGGCGCGGCGCTGAAGGAGGAGGGGGCCGCCGAGTCGGCGGGGGGGTCCCCGGCGCGTTCCCTCACCCGCAGCTCCACCTACACCAAGCTGAGCGACCAGGCGGGCGGCGAGCGCACCGCGGGCGGATCCCAGACCATCTCGGTGGACGAAGGGGCCGACAGCGGCTTCGCTGGGGGGGACGAAGCCCCCGGCCGCCCGGACTTGTTAGAAGGGGGAGAGCCCTGCGGGCGGCTGCCCCCCAGTTCCACCTACGAGaagctgctggggctgcggggcggcgtGGAGGCGGGCGTGCAGGCCAGCTGCATGCAGGAGCGCGCCATCCAGACGGACTTTGCGCACTGCCAGCCCGACCTGGACACCCTCCTGGAGAAGGTGATGAAATCCCAAGCGTGCAGCTTGGGCAGCCCCACCTCCGTTTGGGTGTCCGAGATGGAAGACGTGGCGCCGGGCTGCGAGCTGCCGAACCCCGCCGGGGCTGTGGACCTGGAGCCCGAGGATGGGGAGGTGCCGCACAACCCCGCCGTgcagcagccccgcagcgcCAGCCCCTCGGTGACCATCGCCTGCGCGCCCGAGGAGGATGCGACAGCGGAGCCGGGCTGCGACGGCGCTCCATCCAAGAGCTACTGGAGCCGCCACTTCATCGTGGATCTGCTGGCCGTGGTGGTGCCGGCCGTGCCCACGGTGGCGTGGCTGTGCCGCTCGCAGCGGCGCCAGGGGCAGCCCATCTACAACATCAGCTCGCTGCTGCGCGGCTGCTGCACCGTGGCCCTGCACTCCATCCGCAGGA
- the SNPH gene encoding syntaphilin isoform X4 — protein MSLPGSRRSSTGSRRRPSPPGRDTYGTSSLSSSSNSGSYKGSDSSPTPRRSAKYNLCSDNHGIKPPTPEQYLTPLQQKEVCIRHLKARLKDTQERLQDRDAEIEDLKTQLSRMQEDWIEEECHRVEAQLALKEARKEIKQLKQVIDTVKNNLLEKDKGLQKYFVDINIQNKKLETLLHSMEVAQNGAALKEEGAAESAGGSPARSLTRSSTYTKLSDQAGGERTAGGSQTISVDEGADSGFAGGDEAPGRPDLLEGGEPCGRLPPSSTYEKLLGLRGGVEAGVQASCMQERAIQTDFAHCQPDLDTLLEKVMKSQACSLGSPTSVWVSEMEDVAPGCELPNPAGAVDLEPEDGEVPHNPAVQQPRSASPSVTIACAPEEDATAEPGCDGAPSKSYWSRHFIVDLLAVVVPAVPTVAWLCRSQRRQGQPIYNISSLLRGCCTVALHSIRRMGCRAVSSPNPGGSAQP, from the exons ATGTCTCTGCCGGGGAGCAGACGCTCGTCCACCGGATCACGAAG GCGCCCCTCGCCCCCCGGGAGGGACACCTACGGCACCTCCtcgctgagcagcagcagcaattctgGCTCCTACAAGGGCAGCGACAGCAGCCCCACCCCAAG GCGCTCGGCCAAGTACAACCTGTGCAGCGACAACCATGGCATCAAGCCTCCGACACCCGAGCAATACCTGACCCCGCTGCAGCAGAAGGAGGTGTGCATCCGGCACCTGAAGGCCCGCCTGAAGGACACGCAGGAGCGGCTGCAGGACAG GGATGCTGAGATCGAGGACCTGAAGACGCAGCTGTCGCGGATGCAGGAGGACTGGATCGAGGAGGAGTGCCACCGCGTGGAGGCCCAGCTGGCGCTGAAGGAGGCCCGCAAGGAGATCAAGCAGCTGAAGCAGGTGATCGACACGGTGAAGAACAACCTGCTGGAGAAGGACAAGGGGCTGCAGAAGTACTTCGTCGACATCAACATCCAGAACAAGAAGCTGGAGACGCTGCTGCACAGCATGGAGGTGGCGCAGAACGGCGCGGCGCTGAAGGAGGAGGGGGCCGCCGAGTCGGCGGGGGGGTCCCCGGCGCGTTCCCTCACCCGCAGCTCCACCTACACCAAGCTGAGCGACCAGGCGGGCGGCGAGCGCACCGCGGGCGGATCCCAGACCATCTCGGTGGACGAAGGGGCCGACAGCGGCTTCGCTGGGGGGGACGAAGCCCCCGGCCGCCCGGACTTGTTAGAAGGGGGAGAGCCCTGCGGGCGGCTGCCCCCCAGTTCCACCTACGAGaagctgctggggctgcggggcggcgtGGAGGCGGGCGTGCAGGCCAGCTGCATGCAGGAGCGCGCCATCCAGACGGACTTTGCGCACTGCCAGCCCGACCTGGACACCCTCCTGGAGAAGGTGATGAAATCCCAAGCGTGCAGCTTGGGCAGCCCCACCTCCGTTTGGGTGTCCGAGATGGAAGACGTGGCGCCGGGCTGCGAGCTGCCGAACCCCGCCGGGGCTGTGGACCTGGAGCCCGAGGATGGGGAGGTGCCGCACAACCCCGCCGTgcagcagccccgcagcgcCAGCCCCTCGGTGACCATCGCCTGCGCGCCCGAGGAGGATGCGACAGCGGAGCCGGGCTGCGACGGCGCTCCATCCAAGAGCTACTGGAGCCGCCACTTCATCGTGGATCTGCTGGCCGTGGTGGTGCCGGCCGTGCCCACGGTGGCGTGGCTGTGCCGCTCGCAGCGGCGCCAGGGGCAGCCCATCTACAACATCAGCTCGCTGCTGCGCGGCTGCTGCACCGTGGCCCTGCACTCCATCCGCAGGA
- the SNPH gene encoding syntaphilin isoform X1 — translation MGMPCGCPWDGVGWVWDSGPPPAPPSRPSPSPCHFDPRCLFCPFVLCVLGAVVGSRGLYGRSGFASFFKSSAPSATRPETQPLLPASRRPSPPGRDTYGTSSLSSSSNSGSYKGSDSSPTPRRSAKYNLCSDNHGIKPPTPEQYLTPLQQKEVCIRHLKARLKDTQERLQDRDAEIEDLKTQLSRMQEDWIEEECHRVEAQLALKEARKEIKQLKQVIDTVKNNLLEKDKGLQKYFVDINIQNKKLETLLHSMEVAQNGAALKEEGAAESAGGSPARSLTRSSTYTKLSDQAGGERTAGGSQTISVDEGADSGFAGGDEAPGRPDLLEGGEPCGRLPPSSTYEKLLGLRGGVEAGVQASCMQERAIQTDFAHCQPDLDTLLEKVMKSQACSLGSPTSVWVSEMEDVAPGCELPNPAGAVDLEPEDGEVPHNPAVQQPRSASPSVTIACAPEEDATAEPGCDGAPSKSYWSRHFIVDLLAVVVPAVPTVAWLCRSQRRQGQPIYNISSLLRGCCTVALHSIRRMGCRAVSSPNPGGSAQP, via the exons ATGGGGATGCCATGCGGGTGCCCGTGGGATGGAGTTGGGTGGGTTTGGGATTCGggcccccccccagccccaccttCGCGCCCGTCGCCGTCTCCGTGCCATTTTGATCCCCGCTGTTTGTTCTGTCCTTTTGTCTTGTGTGTTCTCGGTGCGGTGGTTGGCAGTCGCGGGCTTTATGGACGGAGTGGCTTTGCCTCCTTCTTTAAGTCGTCAGCGCCCTCAGCCACTCGGCCTGAGAcacagcctcttctccctgccTCCAGGCGCCCCTCGCCCCCCGGGAGGGACACCTACGGCACCTCCtcgctgagcagcagcagcaattctgGCTCCTACAAGGGCAGCGACAGCAGCCCCACCCCAAG GCGCTCGGCCAAGTACAACCTGTGCAGCGACAACCATGGCATCAAGCCTCCGACACCCGAGCAATACCTGACCCCGCTGCAGCAGAAGGAGGTGTGCATCCGGCACCTGAAGGCCCGCCTGAAGGACACGCAGGAGCGGCTGCAGGACAG GGATGCTGAGATCGAGGACCTGAAGACGCAGCTGTCGCGGATGCAGGAGGACTGGATCGAGGAGGAGTGCCACCGCGTGGAGGCCCAGCTGGCGCTGAAGGAGGCCCGCAAGGAGATCAAGCAGCTGAAGCAGGTGATCGACACGGTGAAGAACAACCTGCTGGAGAAGGACAAGGGGCTGCAGAAGTACTTCGTCGACATCAACATCCAGAACAAGAAGCTGGAGACGCTGCTGCACAGCATGGAGGTGGCGCAGAACGGCGCGGCGCTGAAGGAGGAGGGGGCCGCCGAGTCGGCGGGGGGGTCCCCGGCGCGTTCCCTCACCCGCAGCTCCACCTACACCAAGCTGAGCGACCAGGCGGGCGGCGAGCGCACCGCGGGCGGATCCCAGACCATCTCGGTGGACGAAGGGGCCGACAGCGGCTTCGCTGGGGGGGACGAAGCCCCCGGCCGCCCGGACTTGTTAGAAGGGGGAGAGCCCTGCGGGCGGCTGCCCCCCAGTTCCACCTACGAGaagctgctggggctgcggggcggcgtGGAGGCGGGCGTGCAGGCCAGCTGCATGCAGGAGCGCGCCATCCAGACGGACTTTGCGCACTGCCAGCCCGACCTGGACACCCTCCTGGAGAAGGTGATGAAATCCCAAGCGTGCAGCTTGGGCAGCCCCACCTCCGTTTGGGTGTCCGAGATGGAAGACGTGGCGCCGGGCTGCGAGCTGCCGAACCCCGCCGGGGCTGTGGACCTGGAGCCCGAGGATGGGGAGGTGCCGCACAACCCCGCCGTgcagcagccccgcagcgcCAGCCCCTCGGTGACCATCGCCTGCGCGCCCGAGGAGGATGCGACAGCGGAGCCGGGCTGCGACGGCGCTCCATCCAAGAGCTACTGGAGCCGCCACTTCATCGTGGATCTGCTGGCCGTGGTGGTGCCGGCCGTGCCCACGGTGGCGTGGCTGTGCCGCTCGCAGCGGCGCCAGGGGCAGCCCATCTACAACATCAGCTCGCTGCTGCGCGGCTGCTGCACCGTGGCCCTGCACTCCATCCGCAGGA
- the SNPH gene encoding syntaphilin isoform X2: protein MLPTAPRPRMEHPQHSTRPSLRGLYGRSGFASFFKSSAPSATRPETQPLLPASRRPSPPGRDTYGTSSLSSSSNSGSYKGSDSSPTPRRSAKYNLCSDNHGIKPPTPEQYLTPLQQKEVCIRHLKARLKDTQERLQDRDAEIEDLKTQLSRMQEDWIEEECHRVEAQLALKEARKEIKQLKQVIDTVKNNLLEKDKGLQKYFVDINIQNKKLETLLHSMEVAQNGAALKEEGAAESAGGSPARSLTRSSTYTKLSDQAGGERTAGGSQTISVDEGADSGFAGGDEAPGRPDLLEGGEPCGRLPPSSTYEKLLGLRGGVEAGVQASCMQERAIQTDFAHCQPDLDTLLEKVMKSQACSLGSPTSVWVSEMEDVAPGCELPNPAGAVDLEPEDGEVPHNPAVQQPRSASPSVTIACAPEEDATAEPGCDGAPSKSYWSRHFIVDLLAVVVPAVPTVAWLCRSQRRQGQPIYNISSLLRGCCTVALHSIRRMGCRAVSSPNPGGSAQP from the exons atgctgcccacagctcccCGACCCCGCATGGagcacccccagcacagcacccgTCCGTCTCT TCGCGGGCTTTATGGACGGAGTGGCTTTGCCTCCTTCTTTAAGTCGTCAGCGCCCTCAGCCACTCGGCCTGAGAcacagcctcttctccctgccTCCAGGCGCCCCTCGCCCCCCGGGAGGGACACCTACGGCACCTCCtcgctgagcagcagcagcaattctgGCTCCTACAAGGGCAGCGACAGCAGCCCCACCCCAAG GCGCTCGGCCAAGTACAACCTGTGCAGCGACAACCATGGCATCAAGCCTCCGACACCCGAGCAATACCTGACCCCGCTGCAGCAGAAGGAGGTGTGCATCCGGCACCTGAAGGCCCGCCTGAAGGACACGCAGGAGCGGCTGCAGGACAG GGATGCTGAGATCGAGGACCTGAAGACGCAGCTGTCGCGGATGCAGGAGGACTGGATCGAGGAGGAGTGCCACCGCGTGGAGGCCCAGCTGGCGCTGAAGGAGGCCCGCAAGGAGATCAAGCAGCTGAAGCAGGTGATCGACACGGTGAAGAACAACCTGCTGGAGAAGGACAAGGGGCTGCAGAAGTACTTCGTCGACATCAACATCCAGAACAAGAAGCTGGAGACGCTGCTGCACAGCATGGAGGTGGCGCAGAACGGCGCGGCGCTGAAGGAGGAGGGGGCCGCCGAGTCGGCGGGGGGGTCCCCGGCGCGTTCCCTCACCCGCAGCTCCACCTACACCAAGCTGAGCGACCAGGCGGGCGGCGAGCGCACCGCGGGCGGATCCCAGACCATCTCGGTGGACGAAGGGGCCGACAGCGGCTTCGCTGGGGGGGACGAAGCCCCCGGCCGCCCGGACTTGTTAGAAGGGGGAGAGCCCTGCGGGCGGCTGCCCCCCAGTTCCACCTACGAGaagctgctggggctgcggggcggcgtGGAGGCGGGCGTGCAGGCCAGCTGCATGCAGGAGCGCGCCATCCAGACGGACTTTGCGCACTGCCAGCCCGACCTGGACACCCTCCTGGAGAAGGTGATGAAATCCCAAGCGTGCAGCTTGGGCAGCCCCACCTCCGTTTGGGTGTCCGAGATGGAAGACGTGGCGCCGGGCTGCGAGCTGCCGAACCCCGCCGGGGCTGTGGACCTGGAGCCCGAGGATGGGGAGGTGCCGCACAACCCCGCCGTgcagcagccccgcagcgcCAGCCCCTCGGTGACCATCGCCTGCGCGCCCGAGGAGGATGCGACAGCGGAGCCGGGCTGCGACGGCGCTCCATCCAAGAGCTACTGGAGCCGCCACTTCATCGTGGATCTGCTGGCCGTGGTGGTGCCGGCCGTGCCCACGGTGGCGTGGCTGTGCCGCTCGCAGCGGCGCCAGGGGCAGCCCATCTACAACATCAGCTCGCTGCTGCGCGGCTGCTGCACCGTGGCCCTGCACTCCATCCGCAGGA
- the RAD21L1 gene encoding LOW QUALITY PROTEIN: double-strand-break repair protein rad21-like protein 1 (The sequence of the model RefSeq protein was modified relative to this genomic sequence to represent the inferred CDS: inserted 2 bases in 1 codon; deleted 2 bases in 1 codon) yields MQEHSEKRQPRCCQLQPTAPALXGPSRRSPWDLRTLSQPRGEGKSAGRGSSGGPSDPRTMFYMHLLVNRRGPLAKIWLAAHWEKKLTKAHIFECNLETTIKKIISPKFTVALRTSGHLLLGVVRIYHRKTKYLLADCSEALTKMKTAFRPGLVDLPEESCEAAYQSITLPEEFHDFETTLPDLNAIDVAEHFTLNQSRAEDITLKEDYESNVLLCDRNFDEDPDTLRKQSYFDVSVLMSSNNPVADHSSASVSGDKAALQEDSYCFEQDCFGDEEAGADMIEILLRDEQNGLINDVLDMEEELPLSQDLRENSTAAESNHADTAVKTENHLMNETILLPKEEEGFVLEPVDDTAFNQRKSNKRKRKLLVDVEKQLSCNAIYRQLNSSVGTLVTLDLAPPTKQTMVWKESGGVEKLLPQPAQLLFHAELQTIFAKYFKSSGFEMGRNVTQMESEMEKTRKEEHATETLLTDESSYLQELDPSEAERKMGDDLFVLTARNGRNETVNGFGETLQDEAAFSESSTLVNNATGQEAPVQQAEITDELELKNKDSEEMKWSKRTLQLLKTLQHLNKSGVSSFSLRELCRKNNRKEAAVKFYIFLVLQKQLVLELVQRAPFADITAAAGRRFSAC; encoded by the exons ATGCAGGAGCACAGCGAGAAg agacagccaag GTGCTGTCAGCTCCaacccacagctccagctct aggCCCCAGCAGACGTTCTCCTTGGGACCTTCGCACCCtcagccagcccaggggagaagggaaaagcgCAGGCAGAGGCAGCTCAGGAGGCCCGTCAGACCCGCGCACCATGTTCTACATGCATTTGCTCGTGAACAGGCGTGGGCCGTTGGCCAAGATCTGGCTCGCTGCCCACTGGGAGAAGAAGCTCACCAAGGCTCATATCTTTGAGTGCAATTTAGAGACTACCATTAAAAAGATCATTTCGCCAAAG TTTACAGTAGCTCTGCGCACCTCTGGACACTTACTCTTGGGAGTTGTGCGGATCtatcacaggaaaacaaaatacctCTTGGCAGACTGCAGCGAAGCTCTGACAAAAATGAAGACAGCCTTTCGCCCAG gACTTGTTGACCTTCCAGAAGAGAGCTGTGAGGCTGCTTATCAGTCCATTACATTACCTGAAGAATTTCATGATTTTGAAACAACGCTACCTGATTTAAA tGCCATTGATGTTGCTGAGCATTTTACCTTGaatcagagcagagctgaagacATCACACTTAAAGAGGATTATGAAAGCAATGTACTTCTCTGTGATAGGAACTTTG ATGAGGATCCAGACacactgagaaaacagagctACTTCGATGTCAGCGTTCTAATGAGCAGCAACAACCCCGTGGCTGACCACAGCTCTGCGAGTGTGAGTGGAGACAAGGCTGCCCTGCAGGAGGACTCGTACTGCTTCGAGCAGGACTGCTTCGGAGATGAGGAGGCTGGCGCAGACATGATTG aaatcCTGCTGAGGGATGAGCAGAATGGCCTAATTAACGATGTTCTTGATATGGAGGAAGAACTTCCTTTGTCACAAGATCTGCGAGAGAACAGCACAGCCG CCGAGTCCAACCATGCAGACACTGCAGTTAAGACAGAAAATCATCTCATGAATGAAACAATACTTTTGCCTaaagaagaggaaggatttGTGCTTGAGCCAGTTGATGACACAG CTTTCAACCAGAGGAAAAGCaataaaaggaagaggaagctgcTTGTGGATGTGgagaagcagctcagctgcaatGCCATATACCGTCAGCTTAACAGCAGTGTGGGCACCCTTGTTACGTTAGACCTCGCGCCTCCGACCAAACAAACAATGGTGTGGAAAGAATCAGGAGGAGTGGAAAAACTCCTGCCCCAGCCTgcacagcttttgtttcatgCTGAGCTACAAACG aTCTTTGCAAAATACTTCAAGAGCAGTGGATTTGAGATGGGGAGAAACGTAACACAGATGGAAtctgagatggaaaaaacaaggaaagaggAACACGCCACAG AGACACTGCTAACAGATGAATCAAGTTACCTGCAGGAGCTGGATCCCTCAGAAGCTGAGAGAAAAATGGGCGATGATTTGTTTGTACTGACAGCACGGAATGGCAGAAATGAAACCGTTAACGGCTTTGGTGAAACCCTA CAGGATGAAGCAGCTTTCTCTGAGAGCTCCACGCTGGTGAATAATGCAACAGGCCAAGAAGCTCCAGTGCAGCAAGCTGAGATAACAGAT GAGctagaactgaaaaataaagacagtgAAGAAATGAAGTGGAGCAAAAGAACTCTTCAGTTATTAAAAACGTTACAG cacctgaACAAATCCGGCGTGAGTTCCTTCAGCTTACGGGAGCTCTGCCGGAAGAACAACCGAAAAGAAGCCGCGGTGAAGTTCTACATCTTCCTTgttctgcagaagcagctggtGCTTGAGCTCGTGCAGCGCGCCCCGTTCGCAGACATCACAGCCGCTGCCGGCCGAAGGTTCAGTGCTTGCTGA
- the PSMF1 gene encoding proteasome inhibitor PI31 subunit, with product MAGLELLYCCAQAGISCPQDALVCGLHWELIQHGYRCLGAGEQPGPDERKSELLPAGWGANKEVYTLRYKSTDDARELLLKAIVVEDSMILNVMDRASQKVADVTLAVADYINPEHLNDFHRVYKNMDELRTRIASGIIAPLGVPTEEAKKESQPEKKDPVLPQDYNPLGIPPRHPAGTRAPSWPSPLNPFAVGGQDLDPLGGQSGGMIVDPLRSGFPQPGIDPSAGLPSRLPPGAVPPGARFDPFGPLGAGRAGPDPDHLPPPGYDDMFM from the exons ATGGCGGGGTTGGAGCTGCTGTACTGCTGCGCTCAGGCCGGCATCTCCTGCCCGCAGGATGCGTTGGTTTGCGGGCTCCACTGGGAGCTGATCCAGCACGGCTACCGCTGCCTCGGCGCCGGAGAGCAG CCAGGTCCTGATGAAAGGAagtcagagctgctgcctgctggctggGGAGCCAACAAGGAGGTATATACACTGCGCTACAAGTCCACAGACGATGCCCGGGAACTGCTGCTGAAGGCCATTGTGGTGGAAGACAGCATGATCCTCAATGTCATG GATCGTGCTTCTCAGAAGGTGGCAGACGTGACCTTGGCGGTGGCTGACTACATCAACCCAGAGCACCTGAATGATTTCCACAG ggTCTACAAGAACATGGATGAGCTGAGGACAAGGATTGCTTCAGGTATCATCGCTCCCCTCGGGGTCCCCACAGAAGAGGCCAAGAAGGAGTCCCAGCCGGAGAAGAAGGATCCTGTCTTGCCCCAGGATTATAACCCCCTTGGGATCCCTCCCCGGCACCCTGCAGGCACGAGAGCACCATCCTG GCCTTCTCCTTTGAACCCCTTTGCTGTTGGTGGGCAGGACCTGGACCCTTTGGG CGGTCAGAGTGGAGGAATGATCGTTGATCCTCTCCGGTCTGGGTTCCCGCAGCCTGGCATTGACCCATCAGCAGGTCTCCCCAGCCGCCTTCCCCCAGGAGCAGTTCCACCAGGAGCCAGATTCGACCCCTTCGGCCCCTTAGGGGCTGGTAGGGCCGG GCCAGATCCCGACCACCTCCCACCTCCAGGCTATGATGACATGTTCATGTGA